The Streptomyces sp. NBC_00576 genome contains the following window.
GGTAGAGGGCCTGGGACGTGCCTGCGGTGACGACCACGTGCTCCGGCCCGCAGGGACGCCCTCCCTGGGCGGTGGCCCGGGCGGCAAGTTGGGCGCGCAGCGGCAGGGCGCCCGGATTGTGTCCGTACCCGAGTGCCGCCGATCCGTACTCCTCCAGCGCGCGTGCGTAGGCGTCCCGGATCACTCCCACGGGCAGGAGCGCCGGTTCGATGTACCCGGGCCCCAGATCGAGAACCCCCCAGGGGGTGACCTCCTGCACGACACCGCGACGCCACTGCCGCGTGTGGGACAGCGAGTGCGCGCTGCCGTACGGGAGGTCCCGTTGGCGGACCGGAGCCATCAGCGCGGTGTCAGTACGTGGCGCAGCGTCCGTACGCACTGGGTCAGCGGGGCGGACGCCCGCGCCAGTGCCAGCCGCAGCGTACGGTCGCCGCGCGCCTGGTCCGCCCAGTAGAAGGGCCGGCACGGCAGGGCGTAGATGTTGTGCTCGCGCAACGCCTCCCAGGCCTGGGTCCCCGTCATGTGCTTGAGCAGCACCCGCTCGACACTGGCCCGGCTGTCCGGATCGGGCACGCCGACGGTGGGCAGGCCGGCCAGTTCGGAGCGCACGACGGCTCGCTGTGCGGCGATGAACGTGTGCAGTTCTGCCAGACCGCCGGCGGCGGCGTCCTCGGAGAAGCGCCGGACCATCCCGAGGATCAACGGGGAGACGCCGAGCAGGATGTCGGAGTAGATCTTCCCGACCGGCAGGCCCAGGTTCTCGGAGCGGACCAGCATGCCGACCTTGAGATCGAGGGTGGGCCACAGCTTGCCGGTGTCCTCGATGACGACCCAGGACACGCCGCTGGCGTCGAGGATCTCGTAGTGGTCGTAGTGGGCGCGGGTGTCGAAGCCGCGGAAGGAGGTGTCGAGAGCGAGTACGACGCCGTACTCGGCGCACTGCTCGGCCAGCCGACGCAGCCGTTCCGCGGACATCACCCGGCCCGTCGGGTTGTTGGGCGTGGTGACGAAGACGCAGCCCACGCTCTTCAGCAGGCTCGGAGCCAGGTCGTCGCCGTGCAGCGGGTCCTCCTCCAGGGGGACCAGCTTCAGACCGTTGCCGCGCAGCAGGTCGGCGATGTTGTCGAAGGTGGGGTGGACCAACGCCACGGAGTCGATGGCGCAGGCCAGCGCCCGGGAGACGATCTCCATGGCCACCGACGAGGAGTAGCAGCTCAGCACGCGGCCGGGCGCGGTCGGATAGCGGTGCTGGCCGAGGGACTTGAAGAACGCCGCGTGGGCCTCGCGCTCGAGCTCCTCGACCGGGCGCTTCTCGCCCTCCTCGAAAAGCAGCGGGAGATCGTTGACGATCTTGCTCTGCCCGGGTGTGAGCGGCTGTCGGGCGTGCCCGTCCGCGATGTTGAACTCGCTGTTGAGGGCGAGGAATTCGAATTGCGTGAGGTTTTCCGCGCCTGATCCGGCTTGCGCGGCGTGGGCCTTGCCTTGCAGTGTTCCGGGCACAGGTATGCCTCTCTGAGATGTCGGGTTCCCCAGAAGCGGGACGGACGGACGGACGCACGCACGTCGGACGCCGTGCGGGGGAGTGCGAGGGGAGGCCGTGTCCGCCGGCCGGCCGGTACATGACGCGCGAGCGTCCTGGCCACAGCGGAGTTCCAGCGGCGGTTCAGCCGCCTGGTGCCGATTTTCTGGGCACAGAAGATCCTCACGTAATTGGCCACCCACTCTGCGGTCGCCCCAGAATGCCCCATGCGGCGAGCAGAGGGCACCGAAAGGCTCGAACGGAAAATGCCTGCCCCCGTGTTCAACTGCGGCACGGCAGCAGTCAAACACAGTGGCGGCACACCGAATCACTGAGGCATGGTGAGCTGACGGTGGCACGGGTGTGGTTCTCGCCAGATCCTAAGGAGTCGGACGTTGCAGCCAGCACTGAACCACGACGACCTGCATTCGATAGAAGAAGTCGAAATAAGTACGCTCTCCATTGGAGACTCCCCGCGAATTGCCGGTGAGAGCCCGGAGCATGTGGAAATGCTGGCAGCCACCGGCGCCCCGCTTCCACCGATCATGGTGCACCGGCCCACCACGCGGGTCATCGACGGCATGCACCGGCTCCGGGCCGCGATGTTGCTGGGCTGCAAGACGATCGCGGTGAGGTACTTCGACGGCACCGAGGAGGACGCCTTCGTCCTCGCCGTGAAGTCGAACATCACGCACGGCCTGCCGCTCTCGGCGGCCGACCGCAGACAGGCCGCCGAGCGCATCATCGCCACTCATCCCCGATGGTCGGACCGGATGATCGCCTCGGTCGTCGGCACGTCCGCCAAGACGGTCGCCGAGATCCGCCGCAACACCGGCGTCGGTGCCACGGCGGAACTCACCCGCATCGGCCGGGACGGCAGGATCCGGCCCGTCGACGTGAGCGAGGGCCGGAAGCTGGCCCACGACATGATCGTGCGCGATCCCAGCCTGTCGCTGCGTCAGATCGCCCGGGCCGCGGGGATCTCGCCGGAGACGGTCAGGGACGTCAGACACCGGATGCTCCGCGGAGAGGACCCGGTGCCCAGGGCGCGGCCGCGCAACCTCGTGGAGCGGGGCGCCCGCGACCGTACCGGCGGCCACCGGGCCGACCTCACCAAGAAGGCCCCCGCCGAATGCGAGGTGAAGCCGCCGCCGGCGGTCGTGGTGAAGCGACTGAGAGCCGATCCCGCGCTACGCCTCAACGAGAACGGGCGTGATCTGCTGCGGCTGCTGAACATCCACACCGTTCGGTCGGAGGACTGGAACAGAATCGTCGAAAGCGTTCCGCCGCACCGTATGGAGACGGTGGCCCAGTTGGCGCGCTCCTGCGCCGAGAAATGGTCCGAGATCGCATCACGCATCGAACGCAATGCATCACATCTGACCTAGTCTCTCGTGAATCCGTTTGCATCACTTTGAGTTGTTTGCGACGAGTTTCTTGACGTTGGTCTGGACGAGTCGGACCTTCGTCAAGATCTCTTCGGCAGTTGCGGTCCAGGTGAATGGTTTGGCCTCGGAGTTCCATGAGCCGACGTAGTCGCGGATCTGCTTGATCAGGACGTTCACGCCGGAGAACGTGCCGCGGCGGATCGACTGGCGGGTCAGGATTCCGAACCAGGTCTCGATTCGGTTGATCCAGGAAGACCCGACGGGGGTGGAGTGGAAAGTGGACGTGGGTGGAGAGGTTGTCCAGGACGACGTGGATCTCCTTGCCCGCGTGCGGTTTCACCGCCTTCTTCGGGAAGACCAGGAAGTTCTTGCCGTTCCGGATCGGCTTGCACTCGCCGACGACCTCTCCGGTGCCGACGTTGAGTGCGGCGAACAGGTTCGTGGTGCCGTGCCGGACGTAGTCGTGCGTGCGTGTCTCAGTGGCCGCGAAGGTGACGGGCAGCACCGGCTGGGTCCGGTCCAGCGCCTGGACCTGCGTCTTCTCGTCGATGGACAGCACGACCACGCCGCCCGGGGCGAGGCAGAGGCCGACGGCATCGGCGACCTTGTCCGCGAACGCGGGGTCCTTCGAAATCTTGAGGGTGCCATTGCGGTGCTTGAGATTTTCCTCGCGCCAGATCCGCGCAACGTAGTGCCAGGACACGGTGACGTTCTCGGTCCGCTTCAGATACGTCGCCAGCTCGCGTGTGGACCAGTGCGAAAGACCGGTGACGGCCGGCGGCGTCATGCGCGTCAGCGCGATCACCCGAGCCCGAATCTCCGCGCCGGAACCTGCTCCCTGGCCCCGCCGGGCCGGTCGCCTTCCAGACCGGCCGGCCCGTGCTCGGCATGACGAGCCTTCCAGTGGTCCACGGTCGGCAGCGACACCCCGAGCAGCTCGGCAGTCCTTGCGCCGGCGTCCCTCGCCCGACCACAGGACGATCCGGGCCCGCATGGCTATATCCGCGGGCACGTCCCGACTGTTCACCAACTCCCGCAACTCGGCGGCCTGTTTCACAGAGAGCTCCATACCAAGACAACGAGCCAAGCGAGATCAAGTAGGGCTGACGGAATCACGAGACACTAGTCGAACGACGAGATCCGGGATGTTTTCCAAGCGCCATGAAGGCGCACGTGGACGGACTGTCGAGGAAAGCCGTTCACGTGCGTTCCGTGAATCGCTCGATGAAGTGTCGAGAAACCCTTGTGGAGGCTTCAATGGAGATACGGTCGATCGATCACGTCGAAATGTTCGTCGAGGACGCGGAGGAGACAGCGGGTCAGCTGTGCGACTCCTTCGGCTTCACACTGGCCGGCCGTGGCGGTGCGGGCACCGGCCTGCGCGACTGTGAGTCGGTCCTGCTGCGCCAGAACGACATCGCCCTGCTGCTGACCACGGCCACCCACGGCGATCATCGTGCCGCCGAGTACGTCAAGCGGCACGGCGACGGCGTCGGGGTGATCGGCATCGGAGTGGACGACGCGCACAGCGCGTTCGCTGAAGCCGTGGAGCGCGGAGCCGTCCCGACGGCCCCGCCCGAGGAGTTCGGACCCGCGGGCGCGTGTGTCACCTTCGCGTCGGTGACGGGGTTCGGCGACGTGGAGCACCGATTCGTCTCCCGAGACAACCCCGAGGGGCCGTTCGCGCCCGTCATCCAGGAGACCGGCCCCCGCGAGTCCGGCGGCATACTGAAGCGGGTGGACCACTTCGCGGTCTGTGTGCCGGCCGGTGAGCTGAACGAGACGGTCCGCCGCTACTGGGAGGTGTTCGGCCTCAGCCAGACGTTTGAGGAACGGATCGTCGTGGGCTCGCAGGCCATGGACTCCAAGGTCGTCCAGAACGACTCCGAGACGGTCACGTTCACGGTCATCGAGCCCGACACCACCCGCGCCTCGGGGCAGATCGACGCGTTCGTCGAGTCCCACGGCGGGGCCGGTGTGCAGCACGTCGCGTTCCTCACCGACGACATCACCACCGCCGTGCGCACCAGCGCCGAGCGAGGGGTGCGTTTCCTCACCACGCCGCCGAGCTACTACGAGATGCTGCCCGCCCGGCTGGGCCAGATCGGCGTGCCGGTGGACGAGCTCAGCGCGCTCCACATTCTCGCCGACCGTGACCCGTCGGGGATCATGCTGCAGATCTTCACCGAGTCGACGCATCCGAGGCGGACCCTGTTCTGGGAACTGATCGACCGCCGCGGGGCCCACACATTCGGCAGCAACAACATTCAGGCTCTGTACGAGGCCGTGGAGCGCCAGCAGGCGGCCGAAACCGCCCGCCTGGTATGAGGGGCGGCAGTCCTCGATGGAATTGTCGCTCGGTGAATTCGCGTCGCTCGCTCAGGAAAAGCTGGATCCCTCCGTCTGGGATTTCATCGAAGGTGGCGCAGGTGAGGAACGGACGCTCGCCGCGAACACCGCGGCGTTCGACCGCGTACGGCTGCGGCCCTCGGTGCTGCGGGGGGCGAGCGACCCACGGACCGCCACCAGGATTCTGGGCCGGACCTGGGACGCCCCCCTGGCGGTCGCCCCGGTCGCCTACCACACGCTCGCGGACCCGGCCGGCGAACTGGCCACCGTCCGGGGGACAGCGGCCGCCGCCAGGGTCCCGGTCGTGATCAGCACCTTCGCGGGCCGCACCTTCGAGGAGATCGCGGCCGAGGCCGCCGTCCCCCTCTGGCTCCAGGTGTACTGCATGCGGGACCGCTCGATCACCCGCGACCTCATCGAGCGAGCCGCGAACGCGGGCTTCGAGGCCCTGGTCCTGACGGCCGACGCGCCGCACCTGGGCCGTCGGCTGCGGGACCTGCGCAATGACTTCCGGCTGCCCGCGGGCACGGTTCCCGCCAACCTCGCGGGGGACGGCTTCGCGGTGCCGTCCGCGCACTCCCGTACCGACTTCGATCCCGACCTGGACTGGTCGGTGCTGGACTGGCTGCGTTCGGTCTCGCCCCTGCCGGTCCTGGTCAAGGGGATCCTCACGGGAATAGACGCCGTGCGCGCGGCCGAAGCCGGAGCGGACGGCATCGTGGTCTCCAACCACGGGGGCCGTCAGCTCGACGGCGTGCCGGCGACGCTCGACGTCCTGCCCGAGGTCACGGCCGCGATCGACGGCCGCCTCCCCGTCCTGCTCGACGGCGGAGTGCGCCGGGGCCAAGACGTACTGGCGGCGCTCGCGCTCGGCGCCGACGCGGTCCTCCTCGGCCGACCGGTACTGCACGGCCTGGCGGCGGGCGGGGCCGACGGCGTGACCGGCGTTTTCTCCGTCCTCCTGGAGGAGTTGACCGATGCCATGTCGCTGGCCGGTCTGAAGACCGTCGCGGACATCGGCCCCGCTCTCGTAGGTACTGCCCCGCCCCACCCTCGCCGGGACGCCTCGGCAGCCGAGGCGGACGGGCACACGGGTGCCGAGGGCCGGCCCGGGCTGCGCGTCGCGGACCTGCACCCGAGCGTCGCCGATCCGGTCATGGACACCATGAACTTCCTCAACGAGGTGACGCTGCGTTACTCCGAGGCGGTGTCATTCGCTCCCGGTCGGCCGTACGCGGAGTTCTTCGAGACCGAGCAGGTCTTCCGTCACCTGCGCCGCTACATGGGCCACCTGGCCGAGCAGGGCCGCTCGTCCGCGCAGGTGCGTGACACGATGTTCCAGTACGGGCCGTCCGCCGGCCTGATCCGCGAGCTGATCGCCCACTCGCTGCGCGTGGACGAGGACATCGACGTGCCGCCTGAGTCGATCGTGGTGACGGTC
Protein-coding sequences here:
- the mppP gene encoding enduracididine biosynthesis enzyme MppP: MPGTLQGKAHAAQAGSGAENLTQFEFLALNSEFNIADGHARQPLTPGQSKIVNDLPLLFEEGEKRPVEELEREAHAAFFKSLGQHRYPTAPGRVLSCYSSSVAMEIVSRALACAIDSVALVHPTFDNIADLLRGNGLKLVPLEEDPLHGDDLAPSLLKSVGCVFVTTPNNPTGRVMSAERLRRLAEQCAEYGVVLALDTSFRGFDTRAHYDHYEILDASGVSWVVIEDTGKLWPTLDLKVGMLVRSENLGLPVGKIYSDILLGVSPLILGMVRRFSEDAAAGGLAELHTFIAAQRAVVRSELAGLPTVGVPDPDSRASVERVLLKHMTGTQAWEALREHNIYALPCRPFYWADQARGDRTLRLALARASAPLTQCVRTLRHVLTPR
- a CDS encoding ParB/RepB/Spo0J family partition protein, producing the protein MLAATGAPLPPIMVHRPTTRVIDGMHRLRAAMLLGCKTIAVRYFDGTEEDAFVLAVKSNITHGLPLSAADRRQAAERIIATHPRWSDRMIASVVGTSAKTVAEIRRNTGVGATAELTRIGRDGRIRPVDVSEGRKLAHDMIVRDPSLSLRQIARAAGISPETVRDVRHRMLRGEDPVPRARPRNLVERGARDRTGGHRADLTKKAPAECEVKPPPAVVVKRLRADPALRLNENGRDLLRLLNIHTVRSEDWNRIVESVPPHRMETVAQLARSCAEKWSEIASRIERNASHLT
- the hppD gene encoding 4-hydroxyphenylpyruvate dioxygenase translates to MEIRSIDHVEMFVEDAEETAGQLCDSFGFTLAGRGGAGTGLRDCESVLLRQNDIALLLTTATHGDHRAAEYVKRHGDGVGVIGIGVDDAHSAFAEAVERGAVPTAPPEEFGPAGACVTFASVTGFGDVEHRFVSRDNPEGPFAPVIQETGPRESGGILKRVDHFAVCVPAGELNETVRRYWEVFGLSQTFEERIVVGSQAMDSKVVQNDSETVTFTVIEPDTTRASGQIDAFVESHGGAGVQHVAFLTDDITTAVRTSAERGVRFLTTPPSYYEMLPARLGQIGVPVDELSALHILADRDPSGIMLQIFTESTHPRRTLFWELIDRRGAHTFGSNNIQALYEAVERQQAAETARLV
- a CDS encoding aminotransferase class I/II-fold pyridoxal phosphate-dependent enzyme, which encodes MELSLGEFASLAQEKLDPSVWDFIEGGAGEERTLAANTAAFDRVRLRPSVLRGASDPRTATRILGRTWDAPLAVAPVAYHTLADPAGELATVRGTAAAARVPVVISTFAGRTFEEIAAEAAVPLWLQVYCMRDRSITRDLIERAANAGFEALVLTADAPHLGRRLRDLRNDFRLPAGTVPANLAGDGFAVPSAHSRTDFDPDLDWSVLDWLRSVSPLPVLVKGILTGIDAVRAAEAGADGIVVSNHGGRQLDGVPATLDVLPEVTAAIDGRLPVLLDGGVRRGQDVLAALALGADAVLLGRPVLHGLAAGGADGVTGVFSVLLEELTDAMSLAGLKTVADIGPALVGTAPPHPRRDASAAEADGHTGAEGRPGLRVADLHPSVADPVMDTMNFLNEVTLRYSEAVSFAPGRPYAEFFETEQVFRHLRRYMGHLAEQGRSSAQVRDTMFQYGPSAGLIRELIAHSLRVDEDIDVPPESIVVTVGCQEAMFLTLRALMSGPKDVLMVSSPCYVGITGAARLLDVPLAAVEESENGLSCDFLEAAVEAERARGRRPKAVYVVPDHSNPSGATMPLEARLALLDLAERLDILVLEDSPYRHVSPGTQVVSLKSLDRTRRVVHLGSYAKTVFPGARIGFAVADQPVLAPDGSTSLLADELAKIKSMITVNTSPLSQAVVAGALLESGGRVSELNALPAAHYGQAMRFTLECLAREFPVERRTRLKVSWNAPSGGFFLTLHVPFRADNAALARSAQDFGVIWTPMSYFYPQGGGHHTIRLSTSYLTHADIEKGISRLAQFIECECAGLVA